The genomic window TAGCTACTCTTGAAAGCGGTAAGTGGGCAGGTCCCGTGCCTGCCCTGGTTGAGGGTGAGGTAATAGACATAAACCAGAGGGTTGCGGAAGACCCAAACTTCATAAATATTGACCCCTATGGTGAGGCTTGGATAGTTAAAGTCAAACCCTTTGACCTAGAGAGAGACCTCAAGGAACTCGTTTCAGGGGAGGAGGCTCTTGAAAAGATGAGGGAACATATAGATGAGTGGGATATAGTATGTATGAGGTGTATGTGAGATGAGTGCTAAAGAGAGACATGTGATACTGCTTGTCTCCCAGTGGTGTCCAACCTGCCCACACGCAGACGCCCTTTGGAGGAAGCTCCAGGAAGAATACGGCTTCAAATACGAGGTTTTGGACATAGCGACACCGGAAGGACGCTA from Hydrogenivirga caldilitoris includes these protein-coding regions:
- a CDS encoding glycine cleavage system protein H; translation: MEKKTTQDFGNAWEYQGCMIPKDLYYDIENQVWLRVNEDGTVTMGLTDVGQTRAGRLLHARIKPIGTKVKKGKPIATLESGKWAGPVPALVEGEVIDINQRVAEDPNFINIDPYGEAWIVKVKPFDLERDLKELVSGEEALEKMREHIDEWDIVCMRCM
- a CDS encoding thioredoxin family protein; this encodes MSAKERHVILLVSQWCPTCPHADALWRKLQEEYGFKYEVLDIATPEGRYWVNKLLVRSVPSSVVDGRLAFVGVPDEREARQVIEQGVQTG